Genomic segment of Ananas comosus cultivar F153 unplaced genomic scaffold, ASM154086v1, whole genome shotgun sequence:
GCAGTAATTCACAACTAAGAATAGATTATCATAGCCTTTGTTCCCATTGGTATACTGTAGAGTGTTATTGTCAGACATACGCACCGCTTTTCCATCCAGTTTCAGACAGATGCTACTGGCCACGACCCCAGGAGCCACCAATTGTACCGCCTCCCGTGAGAAGGAAGAAAGGTCGACCACGATCAACACGTATTCGTAATATAATGGACGAAACAAGTGGACGACGAACAAAATGTAGCATTTGTAAGTAGGGAGGTCATTATAGAAACACCTGTCCACAGAATACAGAGATAGCACAATAAGGACGTCGACGTAGGACTTGATATCTAACTTAATAGTATTTATAAAACTTTCAATCTTTCAATATTCAATGCGCTTTTTGATAATATGTtactaattacaaattatttaaaattgcaGATGGCAGATCTAGAGGATGCGGGACCAGTTGATGAGTCCGTCCTGACAGAGCAGCATCTCCATAGGTCTTTATTATCACGACTGAGGTGAGAGCcaaaattattgttttaaatattttctttagtattggtttgaatataaatattgttCTAACTGATTTTTTTTCACTGTAGGGATATCGCGGAGTGCAGTTCATAGAGCATGGCCGCAAATTAAACCAGTGGGAGCTTGATCATCCAGCAGTGCTAGATTTGCTACGACAGTctgaattttattatatttctcgacTTAGGCGTCTACACCTGGATCAGGCATTATTAGAAGCTTTGATCGAGCGATGGAGACGGGAGACCCAGACATTTTACTTCCGCCACGGTGAGATGACGATTACACTTCAGGATGTGGCGGTTATTTCGGGTCTTCGTGTCGATGGAGCGCCGGTCATTGGGACTACAGTGTATCCATGGCCAGATATTTGTCAGGCGCTTTTAGGGGTTGTGCTGGATGACATCCGAGCTGGgcagattagattagattggatatacCAGCAGTTTCATCATCTACATTTGGATGCTCTGGTTGGATTAGTTGCAGCCACTGCAcgtgcatatatattatatcagatTGGCTGTAGCCTATTTCCAAACCCCACCGGATATAGGGTTCATCTTAAGTGGCTGCCACTTATAGCAGATTTTGATGCATGCGGCACTTTAGCCTGGGGTGCAGCAGCACTGGCCTATCTATATCGAGCTTTAGGATCGGCTGCATTAAAAGGAAAGGTCGAATGCTGTTGCTTCGCGACATTAGTACAGGTATTAtgagtaatatataataattgttatataaagcttctcctatttaaattcaacagtttaatttattgtcatttatttatagatttgggcGTGGGACCATCTACATGTCGGCCAACCTACTAACGCTGGAGCTGTTGCCGACATGGCTGATTGCCCTATGGGTTGCCGGTATGACATATAAATTTGAtaccgaatatatatatatatatatatatagagtgaggctactatgctatcggaagcacggagccttccgtgcttccagctcgttttcgatgttgcgactttcgaatcgtcgatcggctccgttaaacttgatctagagtatttggagtacctagaaaataaattttattatttttcgatatcatttgcctagtgatcgaatgacctcaaaatcaacaaatttcaatggctgtAGTGAGCCGTTTTTTTGGCAAGTTTAAAACGGTGTAGAAATAATCCAAATCCTGAATTTTGATAGACAAATTCTTTTATAAGCTTATATAAAACAGACAATATcttattgaattttaaaattaataccaTATTATTAACATTGTTGTaggagaatttttattttcagccttgattttgagctccttcgtGTCACTAGGACAAATGATATAgtaataaatcaataaaaatttaattttctatgcTATTATCCAAATACTCCTAGATCAAGTTAATCGAGCCATCGAAAACGATTAAAAGTgcaaacatcgaaaacgagactgAGAAAGCAACGGAAGTGCTCCGTGCTTCCCGATATGTATAGTACCTcacttctaatatatatataactatataatatatatatatttgcagctaaacaaatatatcttttc
This window contains:
- the LOC109704991 gene encoding serine/threonine-protein phosphatase 7 long form homolog gives rise to the protein MADLEDAGPVDESGYRGVQFIEHGRKLNQWELDHPAVLDLLRQSEFYYISRLRRLHLDQALLEALIERWRRETQTFYFRHGEMTITLQDVAVISGLRVDGAPVIGTTVYPWPDICQALLGVVLDDIRAGQIRLDWIYQQFHHLHLDALVGLVAATARAYILYQIGCSLFPNPTGYRVHLKWLPLIADFDACGTLAWGAAALAYLYRALGSAALKGKVECCCFATLVQIWAWDHLHVGQPTNAGAVADMADCPMGCRYDIILAFSQMTWRPYTYAIIDTLPAFCVQGSEVWRSRTTLICFHIVELHVPDRVLQQFGLLQHIPIPVETIRRYTSQGRPDEDWAHFHAAHIERWGDRLQAIIDQHPIVGDDPVQATSIYMEWYWQITRR